A window of Pseudobacteriovorax antillogorgiicola contains these coding sequences:
- a CDS encoding YcaO-like family protein gives MSDVVSDPDSGNRFRSKSAEESVKIGMALKKRAGLSRISSINKLANQLMPVFQGYRPHSTIDISTCSGKGLTTELALASLLFEAYEIAVAERVRCQSIVLSSRKMVDSKMDHVPVGSLGQVGFCEDKAVEWIPVKDFDTDTWVYAPIASLYFHPGIFSATSNGLATGLSFYESLMYGLLEVVERHAHTWALLRKRAFSVRNYKSQISAELKDELLSLQEQGVQVEINDISTELGIPCFYSVFVEPTLDGMRSFNSGVACHLDKKTALESAISEALQSRAVSVSGSREDLNEKHSAIGDSRVFSFWYSSDSKEQRDFDDIISLTAISSLSAINLILETVRKNDKSLGRYLYYTYPSENGTYVTRSIIEGAEQFGLCRHRFGQSVFNYLKGSIG, from the coding sequence ATTAGCGATGTAGTTTCCGATCCTGACTCAGGCAATAGATTTAGATCAAAAAGTGCTGAGGAATCTGTAAAAATTGGTATGGCTCTAAAAAAAAGAGCTGGCCTATCTAGAATATCTAGTATCAACAAACTTGCCAACCAACTAATGCCCGTTTTCCAAGGGTACAGGCCTCATTCAACCATTGATATATCGACATGTTCAGGGAAAGGTCTAACCACAGAGCTGGCTTTAGCCAGCCTTCTGTTTGAAGCATATGAGATAGCGGTTGCGGAGAGAGTGCGATGTCAAAGTATTGTGCTTTCGTCGCGGAAGATGGTTGATAGTAAGATGGATCATGTCCCAGTAGGAAGCTTAGGCCAAGTAGGTTTTTGTGAGGACAAAGCGGTCGAGTGGATTCCTGTAAAGGACTTTGATACCGACACGTGGGTTTACGCTCCCATTGCTTCACTGTACTTTCATCCTGGCATATTCAGCGCTACAAGTAACGGTCTTGCCACTGGTCTAAGCTTCTATGAGTCCCTAATGTATGGGTTATTAGAGGTTGTTGAACGTCATGCTCACACGTGGGCGCTTCTTAGGAAGAGAGCGTTTAGTGTAAGAAACTACAAAAGTCAGATATCTGCTGAGCTTAAAGATGAACTTTTATCTCTCCAGGAACAGGGAGTCCAGGTGGAAATTAATGACATATCTACGGAGCTTGGAATACCGTGTTTCTACTCTGTTTTTGTAGAGCCCACTCTCGATGGTATGAGAAGTTTCAATAGCGGTGTCGCATGTCATCTAGATAAAAAGACTGCTCTCGAATCAGCAATCTCAGAAGCGCTTCAGTCTAGGGCCGTCTCGGTATCTGGTTCCAGAGAAGACCTGAATGAGAAACACTCAGCAATAGGAGATTCTCGGGTGTTTAGCTTTTGGTATTCGTCTGATAGCAAGGAGCAGAGAGACTTTGATGACATTATTAGTTTAACTGCCATATCAAGCCTATCAGCAATTAATTTGATTCTGGAAACTGTCAGAAAAAATGATAAATCCTTAGGAAGATATCTCTACTATACCTATCCAAGTGAGAATGGAACCTATGTCACCCGATCAATTATAGAGGGTGCTGAGCAGTTCGGATTATGTCGGCATCGGTTTGGCCAATCAGTTTTCAACTATTTGAAGGGGTCTATAGGATGA
- a CDS encoding class I SAM-dependent methyltransferase, translating into MSITIPEYYDLVSELYSQNECASVNFIGQFIDDFLADLPEGASIADLGCGPGDEAEKHGDRLYFSGVDVSRKVLESYQKRVNASKTFHNSINSLPFDDNSFDALMFLFSILHIDHENGKKAISEAYRVLKPNSKMMFATAIGEANTVIHAIHPEFMKIDHLKPIPFYLWNPDDLRAELLAVGFEIESDDVGPIAEGRGSIIKLTAKKKLAM; encoded by the coding sequence ATGAGTATTACGATCCCAGAATATTATGACTTGGTTAGTGAACTGTACTCGCAGAACGAGTGTGCCTCAGTCAATTTCATCGGACAATTTATCGATGACTTTCTTGCTGATTTGCCCGAGGGAGCCTCCATCGCCGATCTAGGTTGTGGCCCGGGTGATGAAGCAGAGAAGCATGGGGATCGACTTTACTTTTCGGGGGTGGATGTTTCTAGAAAGGTTCTGGAGAGCTATCAAAAGAGAGTCAATGCGTCGAAGACATTCCATAACTCTATTAACAGTCTTCCCTTTGATGATAACTCATTTGATGCGTTGATGTTCTTGTTTTCGATTCTTCACATCGATCATGAGAATGGAAAGAAAGCGATAAGCGAAGCTTATCGTGTTCTTAAACCAAATAGTAAGATGATGTTTGCTACCGCGATAGGAGAAGCAAATACCGTCATCCATGCAATTCATCCAGAATTTATGAAGATTGACCATCTCAAACCTATTCCATTTTATCTTTGGAATCCAGATGATTTGAGAGCCGAGTTGCTTGCAGTAGGGTTTGAAATTGAGTCTGATGACGTTGGGCCAATCGCTGAGGGCAGAGGAAGTATCATCAAGTTGACTGCAAAAAAAAAATTAGCGATGTAG
- a CDS encoding response regulator, which produces MASEKERDGQVKPISFLALILLEAVIVLLAAEGFQQYHRNIYSKNLFLSQRNNLLADYFTPAIADFERVTGESNVFIAVVYRHEASGESFFFNDTYRVVEPLKESKLLVSETCYTVRLVEKKALGSLCFYSKRFTNLYSASLFFAILVAIQYLFYGRSRKKTLAQQAIELQNQRNRAIAQTTQMLAHDVRKPFSLVSALIDMVANARDSEQVKLILNDGLSDISQALTSVNGMIQDVMEVGQSVTQLSYSSESIPEMIGDTLRNLFRFNSQSDFKIESQFSHGSCVEVDSLKVNRVFTNILGNAIEHMGHSGRLWIITKESDDWIEICLGNSNSYIPESDRKQLFDAFFTKGKQGGTGLGLAIAKKIVEAHGGKIWCDSSLAKGTEFFITLPVSGDRDGSRVKILSSSQEYYEESVLRADVTACSTISPEARSSQAEEKSLEGSLLKEIGREISLAIIDDEAVYRGHLKSNLACNTRLAAKINVQEHQSAEQFLIDVSNNIDVVIIDVDLGRGTMNGLDAVRLIRNEQPDSRICVHSNRGALEYSSLAMEAGADLFLPKPMSRLHLLKILASTVGLNDGETAAESKSNIRGKVVLVEDNQTIASSWKLLFDTAPIEVFMNFRTFFMKSGKPDFFEDVDAVVTDYYLDDFKTGIDVANHVRQLGFSGDIYLCSGKDHLEAEELELFSGVLPKNPSDAMAKLNTLRLGKNRQQQETQQMCLNQYKSTLKSRRLLIVEDIDLQRELYQGIGSDLMACDSAATYEEAVKLMELNNYDYLLSDIHLTTDFDDPSDGLKLMSFAKKRHSYMVVVGMSTDSSISEFSGMDHFVPKPILSLDQMAQALRDGERRCQ; this is translated from the coding sequence ATGGCTAGTGAAAAAGAAAGAGATGGGCAAGTGAAGCCTATCTCGTTTTTGGCGTTAATTCTTCTTGAGGCAGTCATTGTCCTTCTCGCAGCAGAGGGGTTTCAGCAGTACCACCGGAACATTTATTCAAAAAACCTTTTTCTATCTCAGAGGAATAATTTGCTTGCGGATTACTTTACACCAGCGATCGCGGATTTTGAGCGGGTGACGGGTGAGTCGAATGTTTTTATTGCTGTGGTTTATAGACACGAGGCTAGTGGAGAAAGCTTCTTTTTCAACGACACCTACCGAGTCGTTGAGCCTCTGAAAGAGTCTAAACTATTGGTGTCTGAAACCTGCTATACTGTTCGGCTGGTAGAGAAAAAGGCACTCGGTTCACTTTGCTTCTATTCGAAGCGATTTACCAATCTCTATTCGGCGTCACTATTTTTCGCGATCCTCGTTGCGATCCAATATTTGTTCTATGGTAGATCTAGAAAAAAAACGTTAGCCCAGCAAGCCATAGAACTTCAGAACCAACGGAATCGGGCTATCGCTCAGACCACTCAGATGCTTGCTCATGACGTGAGAAAACCATTTTCCTTGGTCAGCGCACTTATTGATATGGTAGCGAATGCCAGGGATTCAGAGCAGGTAAAGTTGATTCTTAATGATGGCTTATCTGATATTTCACAAGCCTTGACAAGTGTAAACGGCATGATTCAGGATGTCATGGAAGTTGGCCAATCAGTGACTCAACTGAGTTATTCTAGTGAATCTATCCCAGAGATGATTGGAGATACACTTAGAAACCTATTCCGATTCAATAGCCAAAGCGATTTCAAAATTGAAAGCCAGTTTAGTCATGGCAGTTGTGTGGAAGTTGATTCCCTCAAAGTGAATCGGGTTTTTACGAACATTCTAGGCAATGCGATTGAGCATATGGGTCATAGCGGTAGGCTATGGATCATCACGAAAGAAAGTGACGATTGGATCGAAATTTGTCTTGGAAACTCGAATTCATATATTCCTGAGAGTGACAGAAAGCAACTATTCGACGCATTCTTCACCAAAGGGAAGCAGGGAGGGACTGGGCTTGGTCTTGCTATTGCTAAAAAAATCGTAGAGGCTCATGGTGGGAAAATCTGGTGCGACTCTTCGCTTGCAAAAGGGACTGAATTCTTTATCACCTTGCCTGTATCGGGTGATCGTGACGGGAGCAGGGTAAAGATACTATCTTCTAGCCAGGAGTACTACGAAGAATCTGTGTTGAGAGCCGACGTTACAGCTTGTTCCACTATTTCTCCGGAGGCTAGAAGCTCGCAAGCCGAAGAAAAATCTTTGGAGGGAAGCCTCTTAAAAGAAATAGGCCGAGAAATCAGCTTAGCGATCATCGATGATGAGGCCGTCTATCGAGGTCACCTAAAGAGTAATCTGGCATGCAATACTAGGCTAGCAGCGAAGATAAACGTACAGGAACATCAATCGGCAGAGCAATTTCTGATTGATGTTAGCAATAACATCGATGTGGTCATAATCGATGTGGATCTAGGCAGAGGTACGATGAATGGCTTGGATGCCGTTCGTTTGATTCGAAATGAACAACCCGATAGTAGGATATGCGTTCATTCAAATCGTGGTGCGCTAGAATACTCTTCACTGGCGATGGAAGCTGGAGCAGACCTTTTCCTTCCCAAGCCGATGTCCAGACTTCATTTGCTAAAGATTCTAGCTTCCACAGTAGGGCTTAATGATGGTGAAACCGCAGCGGAAAGCAAGTCCAATATTAGAGGAAAAGTTGTCTTGGTTGAGGATAACCAGACTATAGCAAGCTCTTGGAAGCTTCTTTTCGATACCGCGCCAATTGAAGTCTTCATGAATTTTAGGACGTTCTTCATGAAATCAGGGAAACCAGACTTCTTTGAAGATGTCGATGCAGTTGTAACTGACTATTATCTCGATGATTTCAAGACAGGTATAGATGTTGCAAACCATGTTAGACAGCTAGGTTTTAGCGGGGACATCTATCTATGCAGTGGCAAAGATCACCTTGAAGCTGAGGAGCTTGAGTTGTTTTCAGGAGTGCTTCCCAAGAATCCTAGTGATGCAATGGCAAAGCTTAACACGCTTAGGTTAGGTAAGAACCGGCAGCAACAGGAAACCCAACAAATGTGCCTAAACCAGTATAAAAGTACACTCAAGTCACGAAGGCTCTTGATCGTCGAAGATATAGATCTACAACGTGAACTGTATCAAGGTATCGGATCAGATCTCATGGCTTGCGACAGTGCTGCTACTTATGAAGAAGCAGTCAAGCTGATGGAGCTTAACAATTATGACTATCTGCTCTCAGACATCCATCTGACAACAGATTTTGATGATCCCTCCGATGGTCTAAAATTGATGTCTTTTGCTAAGAAAAGGCATAGCTACATGGTGGTCGTAGGGATGTCTACAGACAGTTCGATATCGGAGTTTAGTGGGATGGATCATTTTGTTCCCAAGCCTATTCTAAGTTTAGATCAGATGGCTCAAGCACTTAGAGATGGGGAGCGCCGCTGTCAGTGA